A region from the Chitinophaga sp. Cy-1792 genome encodes:
- a CDS encoding NUDIX domain-containing protein, with translation MQTGFNVRVYGIMINEKKQVLVSDEYIRGGYYTKFPGGGLEFGEGTLECIVREWQEELSQDVKVVEHIYTTDFFQISAFDNVTQIISIYYLVTPTSAFVAPTIDKPFDFEVPEGTDEMERARWIDWEDFSEASVNLPIDKVVAKMVKEKY, from the coding sequence ATGCAAACAGGTTTCAACGTTAGAGTATACGGCATCATGATCAATGAGAAAAAACAGGTGCTGGTAAGTGATGAATATATCCGTGGCGGTTACTATACCAAGTTCCCCGGCGGCGGACTCGAATTTGGCGAAGGCACCCTGGAGTGCATTGTACGCGAATGGCAGGAAGAACTCAGCCAGGACGTAAAAGTAGTAGAACATATCTACACCACCGACTTCTTCCAGATCTCCGCTTTTGATAATGTAACACAGATCATCTCTATATACTATCTGGTTACACCTACCTCCGCTTTTGTAGCGCCAACGATCGATAAACCATTCGATTTCGAGGTACCGGAAGGCACGGACGAAATGGAAAGAGCCAGATGGATCGACTGGGAGGATTTCTCCGAAGCATCCGTCAACCTGCCTATTGATAAGGTAGTGGCGAAGATGGTGAAAGAAAAATATTAA
- a CDS encoding queuosine precursor transporter has translation MIKHFLNDKPTKLFIIFACFFVANALIAECIGGKLFLLEQMVGLPVHSFTVFGEKGLSLTLTAGVLLWPLEFVMTDVVNEYYGPKAVKRISYIAVCMISYAFIMFFVAMQVPASDFWRTSKVTDGVPDMQNAFVQIFGQGMWIIFASLTAFLVSQLVDVTVFHHIKRRTGNKHVWLRATGSTLVSQLVDSFIVLFIAFKVGQGWTWQRVLAICVVNYTYKAIVAIALTPLIYILEHRINKFLGHETAERMKAEAMGQEHPLVAPINVD, from the coding sequence ATGATCAAACATTTTCTGAATGATAAGCCCACAAAGCTATTCATCATTTTTGCCTGTTTTTTTGTTGCGAATGCCCTGATTGCAGAATGTATCGGAGGAAAATTATTTCTGCTCGAGCAGATGGTAGGATTGCCGGTACATAGTTTTACTGTATTTGGTGAGAAGGGTTTATCACTGACACTTACTGCCGGTGTGTTATTGTGGCCGCTGGAATTTGTCATGACGGACGTTGTTAATGAATATTATGGCCCTAAGGCGGTGAAAAGGATTTCGTATATCGCGGTATGTATGATTTCTTATGCCTTTATCATGTTTTTTGTGGCTATGCAGGTACCAGCCTCCGATTTCTGGCGTACCAGTAAGGTAACAGACGGTGTTCCAGATATGCAGAACGCGTTTGTACAGATATTCGGACAAGGTATGTGGATCATCTTTGCGAGTCTGACCGCCTTTTTGGTGAGTCAGCTGGTGGATGTAACCGTATTTCACCATATTAAGCGTCGTACGGGTAATAAACATGTATGGCTGCGTGCAACAGGAAGTACGCTGGTGTCGCAGCTGGTAGACAGCTTTATCGTATTGTTTATAGCTTTCAAAGTAGGGCAGGGCTGGACCTGGCAGCGGGTACTGGCCATTTGTGTTGTTAACTACACCTACAAAGCCATCGTAGCTATCGCGTTAACGCCTTTAATTTACATACTGGAGCACAGGATCAACAAGTTCCTCGGCCATGAAACTGCCGAGCGTATGAAAGCGGAGGCCATGGGCCAGGAGCATCCGTTGGTGGCGCCTATCAACGTAGATTAA